The window TCATCCCATTCTATCGCCTGGTGTCCGCCATCATAGCAGGATATATAGCATCTTCCGCATTTAACACATTTCTTATCATCGAATTTCGGAAATACTATATAATCCCTGTCTAATTTATCAGGAGGTATAATATTTTGAGTAGCAAGTCCTACCATATCGGAAATTTTCTTAAAGCCCTTTTCTTCCATGTAATAGGACATACCGCTTATCATGTCTTCAACGATCCTATATCCGTACTGCATTACTGCTGTAGTCACTTGTAAGTTTGAAGCGCCTAAAAGTATAAATTCTGCCGCATCCTCCCATGTTTCTATTCCACCTATTCCGCTTATGGGCACATTTTTTAATTTTGGATTTGACGCAAGTTCATATATCCATCTAAGTGCAATAGGCTTGACTGCCTTTCCAGAGTATCCGGAGACACTTGACTTTCCATTTATAATGGGCACAGCCGTATAGTGATTCAGGTCGATTTTTGTAAGAGATTTTATAGTATTTATTGTAGCAATGCCTGTTGCTCCGCCTTCTATGCTAGCTAAGGCAGGAATTGCCATATCTGATATATTTGGTGTCATTTTTGCTAAGATAGGAAGACTGGTCCCTTTTCTGACAGCCTGACAGTATTTTTTAACCAAATCCGGATTTTGTCCAACATCTGAGCCCATCGCACCACTCGTCATCTGCGGACATGAAAAATTGCACTCTATCATATCGGCTCCGGCTTCGGTTACTAGTTTAGCAAGTTCTGTCCACTCTTTTTCGTTTTCTCCCATTATTGATGCCACTAGTACCTTGTCGGGATAGTTCTTTTTTAGTTTTCTCATAGCTTCCAGGTTTTCTTCTAAGGGATGTTCCGCTATTTGCTCCATGTTTCTAAATCCAACAAAAGGTGTGCATTCCTTTTGCAAATGGTCAAACCTTGGAGAAACCTCATTGGCCACAAAAAATCCTACTGTTTTGAACACTATTCCGCCCCAACCGGTATCGTATGCCTTTGCACACATTTCATAGCAGTTTCCCACCGGCGAAGAAGACAGAAAGAAAGGATTCTCGCAATGAACACCGCAAAAATCTATAGATAGGTCTTTCTTAAACATTATAAGCACCCTCTTTCTCAAGATATTCCATAATGGCTTTAGCTGCTTCTTTTCCAGTTTTTACTGAATAAACCACTGTTTTATCGCCTTCAATTATGTCTCCGGCAGCAAAAATACCTTCTTGAGATGTCATATAATTTTTCACAGGCAAAGTATTATTGTCCAATTTTAGCCCTAATGATTCTAGATTTTCAGGCTCCTGTCCAATTGCAAATATTATTGTATCAGCAGGCAGATCCAATGTAGAATCATCAAACATGCCTTCGGCTTTAAAGCGGACTGCTCTACCGTTTTCACCCACTATTTGTTTTGGTTTAAAACCTGTAAAAATCGGGATATCTAATTTAAAAACTCGCTCTTTTTCTTCAGGATCCGCCGGCATTTTATCTATGGTTCTGCGGTAAACTATTTTAACATCTTTTGTTCCTAAATCCTTGGCTACAGACGCGCAATCCATTGCTACATCTCCGCCGCCTATTACTATAACTTTATCTCCTATATTTATGTTTTCTCCCGCTTTTATTCGAGATAAAAATTCCGTTCCTTTGAAAACACCTTCAAGATTTATGCCGTCAATATCAGGCAACTTGCTGCTCTGAACTCCTACCGCAACTAAAATTGCTTTATAACCCTCTTTTTTTAGCTCATCTAGTGTAATATCTTTTCCAACGCTGCAATTTGTCTTAAATTCTACACCTAATTTTTTCACATATGAAATGTCCTGTTCAACTGCTTCTCGAGGCAATCTGCTATCTGGGATGCCGTATGTCAGCCAACCGCCGGGTTTATCTTTTTGCTCAAATATAGTTACTTTGTATCCGTTTCTGGCAAGTTCTGCTGCTGCTTGCAGCCCGCTGGGGCCAGAACCTACTATGGCTACTTTTCCCTTATCTGATGTAACGGGTTTTA is drawn from Tepidanaerobacter syntrophicus and contains these coding sequences:
- the preA gene encoding NAD-dependent dihydropyrimidine dehydrogenase subunit PreA, giving the protein MFKKDLSIDFCGVHCENPFFLSSSPVGNCYEMCAKAYDTGWGGIVFKTVGFFVANEVSPRFDHLQKECTPFVGFRNMEQIAEHPLEENLEAMRKLKKNYPDKVLVASIMGENEKEWTELAKLVTEAGADMIECNFSCPQMTSGAMGSDVGQNPDLVKKYCQAVRKGTSLPILAKMTPNISDMAIPALASIEGGATGIATINTIKSLTKIDLNHYTAVPIINGKSSVSGYSGKAVKPIALRWIYELASNPKLKNVPISGIGGIETWEDAAEFILLGASNLQVTTAVMQYGYRIVEDMISGMSYYMEEKGFKKISDMVGLATQNIIPPDKLDRDYIVFPKFDDKKCVKCGRCYISCYDGGHQAIEWDEKERKPILIEDRCVGCHLCANVCPVQCIEKGEIKFKSGAAERKLVI
- a CDS encoding FAD-dependent oxidoreductase, translated to MQQEHITPQVAIEEAARCLLCHDSPCSKACPAGTDPGKFIRSLRFRNLKGAVETIRTNNILGSVCARVCPTSRYCEGACSRTEIDKPIRIAKLQQFLTDYEKSLDLEILKPVTSDKGKVAIVGSGPSGLQAAAELARNGYKVTIFEQKDKPGGWLTYGIPDSRLPREAVEQDISYVKKLGVEFKTNCSVGKDITLDELKKEGYKAILVAVGVQSSKLPDIDGINLEGVFKGTEFLSRIKAGENINIGDKVIVIGGGDVAMDCASVAKDLGTKDVKIVYRRTIDKMPADPEEKERVFKLDIPIFTGFKPKQIVGENGRAVRFKAEGMFDDSTLDLPADTIIFAIGQEPENLESLGLKLDNNTLPVKNYMTSQEGIFAAGDIIEGDKTVVYSVKTGKEAAKAIMEYLEKEGAYNV